In one window of Spartinivicinus marinus DNA:
- a CDS encoding sensor histidine kinase, with translation MAVYSYFAFKTYRAGIYDVVIHEMIQQYEHWYRKSKQMSAKPTAKHEIYNSWDEIPTSIKQYLPNKPDTGELVTNFFMQIGDFHFHLYAYCHFDEKYTNKNYFIISYFNLDHKIQDNHFISLVNRISIITVIFILLTSTLAWFSSRKIIKATSQLAEWSNNMASPKPIQRYKELDQIANNLQASYQQIQAINQRESKFLRQLSHELRTPISVLLASTQLLEKQGISAYPDLYLSYQRILRSGRHMKDLTESLLWLAKKNTANIIPENIDIKELTYFLLKDNSYLLHNKNIFIRITKGSKTTNTLVPATLIKIIINNLIRNAFQHSYSGTIYIRPAKDYFIIKNQVMSDRDDTTGFGIGLDLVQEICQAQKWQFKIKKTSSSVTACVRWS, from the coding sequence ATGGCGGTCTACTCCTATTTCGCATTTAAAACATACCGAGCAGGTATTTATGATGTTGTTATTCATGAGATGATTCAACAATATGAACATTGGTACCGAAAATCAAAGCAAATGTCAGCCAAACCTACAGCTAAGCATGAAATATATAATAGCTGGGATGAAATACCAACAAGCATTAAACAGTATTTACCAAATAAACCTGATACCGGAGAGCTAGTCACCAATTTTTTTATGCAGATAGGTGACTTTCACTTTCATCTTTATGCTTATTGTCATTTTGATGAAAAATACACCAATAAAAATTATTTTATTATTAGCTATTTCAACTTAGATCATAAGATTCAAGATAACCACTTTATTAGTCTAGTCAATAGAATCTCAATCATAACCGTTATTTTTATTTTACTCACCTCAACACTAGCTTGGTTCAGTTCAAGAAAAATCATTAAAGCAACCAGTCAACTGGCTGAATGGTCTAATAATATGGCATCCCCGAAGCCCATTCAGCGCTATAAAGAGCTTGACCAAATTGCCAACAACCTACAAGCTTCTTATCAACAAATTCAAGCCATTAATCAACGAGAAAGTAAATTTCTACGACAATTAAGCCACGAACTACGTACCCCTATTTCAGTATTACTTGCCTCGACACAACTATTGGAAAAACAAGGTATTTCAGCATACCCTGACTTATATCTGTCATATCAGCGTATACTAAGGTCTGGTCGCCACATGAAAGACCTTACTGAATCGCTCTTATGGCTAGCAAAAAAGAATACAGCCAATATAATACCCGAAAATATTGACATTAAAGAACTGACCTATTTTCTATTAAAAGATAATAGTTATTTACTACATAACAAAAATATATTTATCAGGATAACTAAAGGCTCTAAAACAACGAATACTTTAGTACCTGCCACACTAATTAAGATAATTATAAATAACTTAATTAGAAATGCTTTTCAACATTCTTATTCAGGCACAATATACATAAGACCAGCAAAAGACTATTTTATTATTAAAAACCAGGTAATGAGTGATAGAGATGATACTACCGGGTTTGGC